A DNA window from Pyrus communis chromosome 3, drPyrComm1.1, whole genome shotgun sequence contains the following coding sequences:
- the LOC137730013 gene encoding uncharacterized protein, which translates to MAFLIEIGVAAIAVFLIAVAMESDGRELRPSDHGLVYQDQAPATAKSPTEEKSFFVGGGGGGENSPAAGDAAQPKPKAMNSSDESWWKGVVARDGGRGRDLVRDVLLVASLLCGIAGVALFVASAFVYVLRYRKHKSLPSEAPSS; encoded by the coding sequence atggCGTTTCTCATCGAAATTGGTGTAGCAGCGATCGCGGTGTTTCTGATTGCGGTGGCGATGGAATCGGACGGCCGAGAGCTGCGGCCGTCCGACCACGGCCTCGTGTACCAGGACCAGGCGCCGGCGACCGCGAAGTCGCCGACGGAAGAAAAGTCGTTCTTCGtcgggggaggaggaggaggagagaatTCGCCGGCGGCGGGCGACGCGGCACAGCCGAAGCCGAAGGCGATGAACTCGAGCGACGAGTCGTGGTGGAAGGGCGTGGTGGCACGTGACGGTGGGAGGGGTAGGGATCTCGTGAGGGACGTGCTGCTGGTGGCGAGCTTGCTTTGTGGGATTGCCGGCGTGGCTCTGTTTGTGGCCTCTGCTTTCGTTTACGTCTTGAGGTACCGAAAGCATAAATCTTTACCGTCAGAAGCTCCGTCATCGTGA